A single genomic interval of Sphingomonas faeni harbors:
- a CDS encoding GH39 family glycosyl hydrolase → MKSWTFGIVIACGAAIACVSPALSKPPSAPASNKARTISIDVRGATKPRDPMATMSIGSDFPGTLARSDSLAQLRTLQSEIGFRYIRFHNVFADQFGIYREVSSRPVYDWSKIDRLYDLLLAMKLKPFVGLGFTPDAMKTSNQTLFYWKGNTSHPNPAKWTALVDAFARHMVERYGIKEVRSWYFEFWNEPNLKDFWEGADQKAYFEYYGRTARALKAIDPGLRVGGPATAGAAWVPEFLAYAKANTLPVDFISTHTYGVDGGFLDENGAGDTKLLRDPDAIVADVRRVREQIQASPQPDLPLFFTEWSSSYSPRDPVHDDYLGAAYILSKLRRTEGLAQGMSYWTDSDLFEEPGPQTKPFEGGFGLMSPQGIRKPAWFAFKYLGALGDRELPTNDDQSIGTLKGRTVQVLAWNSVIPEQPISNRPFFTKPRRATAKSLTNVRLSGLTPGHHSVRIRTTGYQRNDAYTAYLEMGRPSTLTTIDVSRLQALTADTPEMSELQVKADGKALLRVPMRENDAVLIEVDPGN, encoded by the coding sequence ATGAAGTCGTGGACGTTCGGCATTGTGATAGCGTGTGGCGCGGCAATCGCCTGCGTCTCCCCTGCCCTTTCAAAGCCCCCAAGTGCCCCGGCATCGAACAAGGCTCGCACGATCTCGATCGACGTCCGGGGTGCTACGAAGCCACGCGATCCCATGGCAACGATGTCGATTGGGTCTGATTTTCCCGGCACGCTTGCTCGTTCGGACAGTCTTGCTCAACTGCGCACTCTGCAAAGCGAAATTGGGTTCCGGTATATCCGGTTTCACAATGTCTTCGCCGATCAGTTCGGGATCTACCGCGAGGTAAGTAGCCGCCCGGTCTACGACTGGAGCAAGATCGATCGGCTATATGACCTACTGCTCGCGATGAAGCTGAAGCCTTTCGTAGGGCTGGGCTTTACGCCGGACGCCATGAAAACGTCGAACCAGACGTTGTTCTACTGGAAAGGCAATACGTCGCACCCCAACCCTGCCAAATGGACGGCATTAGTCGATGCGTTTGCCCGCCACATGGTCGAGCGGTACGGTATCAAGGAGGTTCGGAGTTGGTATTTCGAATTCTGGAACGAGCCGAACCTGAAGGACTTCTGGGAGGGGGCGGATCAGAAAGCCTATTTCGAATATTACGGACGCACCGCACGAGCGCTGAAGGCGATCGATCCGGGGTTGCGGGTTGGTGGCCCTGCGACGGCGGGCGCTGCCTGGGTCCCTGAGTTCTTGGCTTATGCCAAGGCAAACACCCTACCGGTCGACTTCATTTCGACCCATACATACGGCGTGGACGGTGGTTTTCTGGACGAGAATGGAGCGGGCGATACGAAACTGCTGCGGGACCCCGATGCGATAGTAGCGGATGTGCGGCGCGTACGGGAGCAGATCCAAGCGTCGCCTCAACCCGACCTGCCGTTGTTCTTTACAGAATGGAGCAGCAGCTACAGCCCCCGCGACCCTGTCCATGACGACTATCTGGGTGCTGCGTATATCCTGTCCAAGTTGCGCCGGACCGAGGGTCTGGCGCAGGGTATGAGCTATTGGACCGATAGCGACCTGTTCGAAGAGCCTGGCCCTCAGACCAAACCTTTCGAGGGTGGCTTCGGGCTGATGTCACCGCAAGGCATTCGCAAGCCGGCCTGGTTCGCCTTCAAGTATCTAGGTGCGCTCGGCGACCGCGAACTCCCGACGAACGACGATCAGAGTATTGGGACGCTGAAAGGCAGAACCGTGCAGGTACTTGCGTGGAACAGCGTGATACCGGAACAGCCGATCAGCAATCGCCCGTTCTTTACGAAGCCCCGCCGCGCGACCGCGAAATCGCTGACCAATGTGCGCCTCTCGGGTTTAACGCCGGGGCACCATTCCGTACGGATCCGAACCACCGGGTATCAGCGGAACGATGCCTACACCGCCTACCTCGAAATGGGTCGGCCGAGCACTTTGACAACAATCGATGTTTCCCGGCTCCAAGCGTTGACGGCGGATACGCCCGAGATGAGCGAGCTCCAGGTAAAGGCGGACGGCAAGGCTTTACTGCGCGTGCCAATGCGGGAGAATGATGCTGTCCTGATCGAAGTCGACCCGGGAAACTGA
- a CDS encoding FadR/GntR family transcriptional regulator: protein MQHRSTEFAVSGRANFGLNLTQRTVETLGKAIVTGRFEGRPFPNEGELAKAYGVSRAVTREAVKMLTAKGLIVSQPRQCTLAQPMSKWNLFDADVLRWRLEHAPSAELLRQFYQMLLAIEPAGAALATQFHGRADFAVIRICLDRIRAADEGQVGLLDANIDFRVAVLRASQNPFYAQFGTAIATALRASTSIAAPVEMLRTNLPDFEAVVEAIVARDVDGARAAMVRIVGNLLNSVPEEVEG from the coding sequence ATGCAGCATAGATCAACCGAGTTTGCCGTCAGCGGCCGCGCTAATTTCGGGCTAAACCTCACGCAGCGAACGGTCGAAACGCTGGGCAAGGCAATTGTAACAGGCCGTTTCGAGGGCCGGCCTTTTCCGAATGAAGGAGAGCTTGCAAAAGCCTACGGCGTTAGCCGGGCCGTGACGCGCGAGGCTGTGAAAATGCTGACCGCTAAGGGACTCATCGTCTCTCAGCCGCGGCAGTGCACGTTGGCGCAGCCAATGTCCAAATGGAACTTGTTCGACGCAGACGTTCTGCGTTGGCGATTGGAGCATGCGCCGTCAGCAGAACTGCTGCGTCAGTTTTATCAAATGCTCCTTGCGATCGAGCCAGCAGGTGCGGCACTCGCTACCCAATTTCACGGCAGGGCCGATTTTGCCGTCATTCGCATTTGCCTCGACCGTATACGTGCGGCGGATGAAGGGCAGGTTGGCTTGCTCGATGCAAACATCGATTTTCGCGTTGCGGTACTCCGTGCTTCACAAAATCCGTTTTACGCCCAATTCGGCACCGCCATTGCGACCGCGCTCCGCGCTTCCACCTCCATAGCTGCCCCAGTCGAAATGCTGCGTACCAATTTGCCAGACTTTGAAGCTGTCGTCGAGGCGATCGTCGCCCGCGATGTGGATGGCGCGCGGGCAGCGATGGTCAGAATCGTCGGCAACCTGCTCAATTCCGTTCCGGAAGAGGTCGAGGGCTGA
- a CDS encoding tryptophan halogenase family protein produces MNVGQKGISSIAIIGGGTAGWMAAAVLAKALVAQGIAITVVESDTIGTVGVGEATIPPIRDMNTLLGIDEDAFVRATGATFKLGISFENWRARGHSYFHPFGRFGADIGSLPFHSYWQALRATDPASAGPLTSYSLTAMAAAAGKFCRPSPDPRNPLSNLSYAFHFDAGRYAQYLRSLAEAGGVVRREGRIVDVGMTDAGFIRDVMIESGKRVAADFFIDCSGFHGLLIEGAIKTGYEDWSQWLPCDSAIAMPTARAADPAPFTRSIAEEAGWQWRIPLQHRMGNGHVFASAFTTNDNAERVLRSSVTGVPLAEARLLRFTAGRRRKAWNKNVLAIGLAGGFLEPLESTSIHLVQSALTRLLALFPDRAFAPADIAYFNRATATEYERIRDFLIMHYHVTERDDTVFWRYVRTMTVPDTLAERLELYRSRGRFFPEALDLFLEPSWIAVMEGQGLRPTGVDPMAMAATDQLSALLPRMHQTISRTVERMPTHAAFIGQALTAK; encoded by the coding sequence ATGAACGTCGGACAGAAAGGTATCTCTTCAATCGCGATCATAGGGGGTGGTACCGCGGGATGGATGGCCGCTGCGGTCCTTGCGAAAGCGCTTGTCGCTCAGGGTATCGCGATCACCGTTGTCGAGTCGGACACGATCGGAACGGTAGGCGTCGGCGAAGCTACAATCCCACCAATTCGCGATATGAATACGCTGCTAGGCATTGATGAAGATGCGTTCGTTCGGGCAACCGGCGCAACGTTCAAGCTCGGAATATCTTTCGAGAACTGGCGCGCGCGAGGTCATAGTTACTTTCATCCGTTCGGGCGATTCGGCGCAGATATTGGCTCACTGCCCTTCCATTCCTATTGGCAAGCTCTGCGCGCGACCGATCCTGCTAGTGCGGGTCCGCTGACCTCATACAGCCTGACCGCTATGGCAGCGGCGGCAGGTAAATTCTGCCGTCCAAGTCCCGATCCACGCAACCCGCTTTCCAACCTCAGCTATGCGTTCCACTTCGATGCCGGACGGTACGCACAATACTTACGTAGTCTGGCAGAAGCTGGCGGGGTCGTTCGACGGGAGGGACGGATCGTCGATGTCGGAATGACCGATGCAGGCTTCATACGAGACGTGATGATCGAGAGCGGGAAGCGTGTTGCTGCAGACTTCTTCATTGATTGCTCGGGTTTTCACGGGTTGCTAATCGAGGGCGCCATCAAGACCGGTTATGAAGACTGGAGCCAGTGGCTGCCGTGCGACAGCGCTATCGCTATGCCGACGGCGCGCGCTGCTGATCCAGCGCCGTTCACCCGGTCGATCGCTGAGGAGGCCGGCTGGCAATGGCGTATTCCACTCCAGCACCGGATGGGCAACGGCCATGTCTTTGCGAGCGCGTTTACAACGAATGACAATGCCGAGCGCGTATTGCGGTCTAGCGTTACCGGGGTACCGCTCGCCGAAGCCCGCTTGCTCCGCTTTACAGCAGGACGGCGCCGCAAGGCGTGGAACAAGAACGTGCTGGCTATTGGCCTGGCTGGGGGCTTCCTAGAGCCACTCGAATCTACCAGTATTCATTTAGTCCAGTCGGCTCTTACGCGGTTGCTGGCGTTATTTCCGGATCGCGCGTTTGCCCCGGCAGACATCGCTTATTTTAATCGCGCTACGGCGACTGAATACGAGAGGATACGGGACTTTCTTATCATGCACTACCACGTGACTGAGCGCGACGACACGGTGTTCTGGAGGTATGTGCGGACAATGACCGTGCCGGATACGCTAGCAGAGCGGCTTGAGCTGTATCGCAGTAGAGGACGGTTCTTTCCCGAAGCGCTTGACCTTTTTCTTGAGCCTAGTTGGATTGCGGTAATGGAAGGCCAAGGATTGCGGCCAACTGGTGTTGATCCGATGGCGATGGCCGCAACTGATCAATTATCAGCACTGTTGCCGCGAATGCATCAGACGATTTCGCGCACGGTGGAACGAATGCCAACACACGCAGCATTTATCGGACAAGCGCTCACCGCGAAGTAA
- a CDS encoding TonB-dependent receptor, with protein sequence MRFRFVTKGQCSRRVWLASASAAALIATSAQAQEVPVQEKPGSGAPAQSASSTTGDTGTPVNGTLPRDGSGAQTAVPADSAGTIAQADTSANDPAGGEIVVTGLRQSLATAQALKFNSDQFVDSITATDIGKLPDKNVSEALQRISGIQIDRTFGEGSGVQIRGLQQVKTELNGRDVFGGSGGRSLNFEDVPSELLAGVDVYKNPSSKEIEGGIGGLVNLRTRMPFDEKGFVLSASMGANYYDLAKDARFNGSVLLSKTWQNTGIGDIGFLFDVSTFEGVFRRDQASIEPYVDVTNIPGREGQVVSVPDGAGIQVTEGNRKRRGYYGAVQWEPASNLQFYGTFFRSQYDLYTPNYSSFVTRGTDTSGLANLTPNGPFTFANDGSFLVGGYAGLVPAYSQPPYVNTALSLANNTQAGFNKSVTTDYAGGVKWQPTDRLHLNLDVQYIRATAQNESYTAFAQKDLASYYVDLRGDLPQIVFGGAPGGAANSDLSAYRVTALMDHFEDSIATQKAARFDAEWDFDNSLLTSLQAGIRYTDRDAVNRSTPYNWTGATNTALPLNSALVPGILNPYDTLFDGKGTNIVGAVPYISANLFDNASAAFQSIVGRGLSTFTDQDVNTQREKTYSGYAIAYFKFDAGLPIDGNIGVRVVKTTTEGIGSTRLTYRDSLLASSQSITVDQPFSASQDYTKFLPSLNLRGHITDRIQVRVGASKGLSRPNFSDLRAIRNLSLNYTATTNADGTAGPFVLNGATGSGGNPALKPLTVDQADLALEWNASRTTFLYGTVFYKKLKNFTTSRLFDVDYDVPGQGTRSFQYTALVNGTKGTVKGAEIGGNTFFDFLPGPLSGLGLQANATYVDSDAPGNGGVLFNGDPAPTQLERLSKWSYNLVGLYEKYGFSARAAYNWRSKYLDTTAGNGTLNVPIFYRAYGQLDASVSYNFNPKVSVTVDAINLTNSRYDSYQYFESNPRNYELNDRRFGVTFRMRN encoded by the coding sequence ATGCGCTTTCGTTTCGTCACCAAAGGTCAATGCTCGCGCCGCGTTTGGTTGGCGAGCGCTTCAGCCGCCGCGCTGATCGCTACCTCCGCGCAGGCTCAGGAGGTACCGGTTCAGGAGAAACCCGGTAGCGGGGCACCGGCGCAGTCCGCCTCTTCGACCACAGGTGACACTGGTACGCCCGTCAATGGTACGCTGCCGCGCGATGGCAGTGGCGCACAAACTGCCGTTCCCGCGGATAGCGCAGGGACGATCGCGCAGGCGGATACGAGCGCGAACGATCCAGCCGGTGGTGAGATCGTCGTGACCGGGTTGCGTCAAAGCCTTGCGACAGCGCAAGCGCTGAAGTTCAATTCGGATCAGTTCGTCGACTCAATTACGGCAACGGACATCGGCAAACTGCCCGACAAGAATGTGTCGGAAGCGCTACAGCGCATATCCGGTATCCAGATCGACCGGACGTTCGGCGAAGGCTCGGGAGTCCAGATACGTGGTCTCCAACAGGTCAAGACCGAACTCAACGGTCGCGACGTGTTCGGCGGCAGCGGTGGCCGCAGCCTGAATTTCGAGGATGTACCGTCCGAACTGTTGGCGGGCGTCGATGTGTACAAGAACCCGTCGTCCAAGGAGATCGAGGGCGGCATCGGCGGCCTGGTCAACCTGCGCACGCGCATGCCCTTCGACGAGAAGGGTTTCGTCCTGTCGGCCAGCATGGGCGCGAACTATTACGACCTCGCCAAGGACGCCCGCTTCAATGGGTCGGTGCTATTGAGCAAGACCTGGCAGAATACCGGTATCGGCGACATCGGCTTCCTTTTCGACGTATCGACTTTCGAAGGCGTATTTCGCCGCGATCAGGCATCGATCGAGCCTTATGTCGATGTCACTAACATTCCCGGTCGTGAGGGGCAGGTCGTATCGGTTCCCGACGGCGCAGGTATCCAGGTCACCGAGGGCAACCGCAAACGTCGCGGATATTACGGCGCCGTGCAGTGGGAGCCGGCCAGCAACCTGCAGTTTTACGGCACGTTCTTCCGGTCCCAATACGATCTGTACACGCCAAACTATTCCAGCTTCGTGACCCGTGGCACGGACACGAGCGGGCTCGCCAACCTTACGCCGAACGGCCCTTTTACCTTTGCGAACGATGGGTCGTTCCTAGTAGGCGGCTATGCAGGGCTCGTTCCGGCCTATTCGCAGCCACCTTACGTCAACACGGCACTGTCACTTGCCAACAACACGCAGGCGGGCTTCAACAAGTCGGTCACGACGGATTACGCTGGTGGTGTCAAATGGCAGCCTACCGATCGCTTGCATCTGAACCTTGACGTCCAGTACATTCGCGCGACGGCGCAGAATGAGAGCTACACCGCGTTCGCACAGAAGGACCTCGCCTCCTACTATGTCGATTTGCGCGGCGACCTGCCGCAGATCGTCTTCGGCGGTGCTCCAGGTGGGGCCGCCAACAGTGATCTCTCGGCGTACCGCGTTACGGCGTTGATGGATCACTTCGAGGATAGCATAGCGACGCAGAAGGCGGCACGGTTCGATGCCGAATGGGATTTCGACAACAGCTTGCTGACATCGCTGCAAGCTGGAATCCGCTATACTGATCGCGACGCCGTCAATCGCAGCACGCCTTATAACTGGACCGGCGCGACCAATACCGCCTTGCCGCTGAATAGCGCCTTGGTTCCCGGTATTCTCAACCCTTACGACACCCTTTTCGACGGCAAGGGTACGAACATCGTTGGGGCTGTCCCATATATTTCGGCAAACCTCTTCGACAACGCATCGGCCGCTTTCCAGTCCATCGTGGGGCGCGGACTCAGCACGTTCACCGATCAGGACGTCAACACCCAGCGCGAGAAGACCTATTCGGGATACGCGATCGCGTATTTCAAGTTCGATGCAGGATTACCGATCGACGGTAACATTGGCGTCCGCGTAGTGAAGACGACGACCGAAGGGATCGGTTCGACCCGGCTGACCTACCGCGATTCGCTTCTGGCAAGCAGCCAATCGATCACAGTCGATCAGCCGTTCTCGGCCAGCCAGGACTACACCAAGTTTCTGCCCAGCCTGAACTTGCGTGGTCATATCACCGACCGTATTCAGGTGCGTGTCGGCGCTTCGAAGGGCCTGTCGCGTCCGAACTTCAGCGATCTGCGCGCGATCCGAAATCTTTCGCTCAACTACACGGCAACAACGAATGCCGACGGCACGGCCGGTCCGTTCGTGCTGAACGGCGCTACGGGATCGGGCGGCAATCCGGCGTTGAAACCCCTGACGGTGGATCAGGCGGATTTGGCACTCGAATGGAACGCATCGCGGACGACCTTCCTGTACGGCACGGTGTTCTACAAGAAGCTGAAAAACTTCACGACGTCGCGCCTGTTCGACGTTGACTACGACGTTCCTGGACAGGGCACGCGGAGCTTCCAGTACACGGCACTTGTCAACGGAACCAAGGGGACGGTGAAGGGTGCAGAGATCGGCGGAAACACGTTCTTCGACTTCCTGCCGGGACCGTTATCGGGCCTGGGTCTCCAAGCGAACGCGACCTACGTCGACAGTGACGCACCGGGCAATGGCGGCGTGTTGTTCAACGGCGACCCGGCCCCGACGCAGCTCGAACGCTTGTCGAAGTGGAGCTACAACCTCGTTGGTCTGTACGAGAAGTACGGTTTCTCGGCACGCGCCGCGTACAATTGGCGCAGCAAGTACCTCGACACGACGGCGGGTAACGGTACGCTCAACGTCCCGATTTTCTATCGTGCCTATGGTCAGTTGGACGCGTCAGTCAGCTACAACTTCAATCCCAAGGTTTCGGTGACGGTGGACGCAATCAATCTCACCAATTCGCGCTACGACAGCTACCAGTACTTCGAATCAAACCCGCGGAACTACGAGCTGAACGACCGCAGGTTTGGCGTCACGTTCCGTATGCGAAACTGA
- a CDS encoding WD40/YVTN/BNR-like repeat-containing protein, producing the protein MIRSLPRRSRAIGATVLMALAVPASARAPEIVPYLWTNVKVGAGGYAPNIVFSPAERGLAYLRTDMGGAYRWDDQEQRWLPLQDGNAVESYMGIESIAPDPRNPDIVYMAAGMNAGQPAAILRSVDRGRSWRITPVPFAMGGNEDGRGLGERLAVDPNQTRRLFFGSRHDGLWRSDDAGATWAKVSSFPVAGLGPPAPRKTHGGVSFVSIDGTSGGEGRPSRRIWAGVADQGEVHLYRSDDSGQTWVAVTGPAMLAAKGVVDARGVLWVGYASGLGPSGIATGAVWRYEADGRGRDVTPTAWRETGAEGAFLGVSVSRMTPGTVAVTTVDRYRRGDSLWISRDDGRSWDDVGLRSRRDVSETPFLLHEGKGADFGHWISGLAIDPFDPAHVAYTTGATVYATHGVSSTSVNWTPWTKGIEQTAVITLASPTGGAPLISGFGDLAGFIHDDLDRSPQPTFINPYMSNTNNIDYAGLRPNVIVRSGSLYLDRLREASMGRSEDGGRTWTMVKLPSMGDPAKREDLNGDWPISVSADGATIVVATPVPQVSRDRGHSWSVVRGLPGKTRAVADKRDPRLFYAVDVYRGRVLVSRDAAASFASVAARGLPAGLSRAGRQDREAQSALVVAPSRTGTLWLQAGERLFLSNDAGQSFVPASGNLRVELYGLGKNGLFAVGTLDGVHGVWRSVDRGGSWSRIDDDAHRWGARYRVISGDPRREGRVYIGTDGRGLFYGDPTEVQ; encoded by the coding sequence ATGATCCGATCACTTCCTAGACGATCGCGCGCGATTGGTGCGACTGTGCTAATGGCGCTCGCGGTTCCTGCGTCGGCTCGCGCGCCTGAAATTGTCCCGTATCTTTGGACCAACGTGAAGGTGGGGGCGGGCGGCTATGCCCCCAACATCGTGTTCAGTCCGGCGGAGCGCGGTCTAGCCTATCTTCGCACGGATATGGGGGGCGCCTATCGCTGGGACGACCAGGAACAGCGCTGGCTACCGCTGCAGGACGGCAACGCCGTCGAGAGCTACATGGGCATCGAAAGCATAGCGCCCGATCCGCGCAACCCGGACATCGTCTACATGGCCGCCGGCATGAATGCCGGCCAGCCGGCTGCGATCCTCCGGTCTGTAGATCGCGGTCGGTCCTGGCGCATCACGCCGGTGCCGTTCGCGATGGGCGGTAACGAGGACGGCCGCGGGCTCGGCGAGCGGCTAGCTGTCGATCCCAATCAAACGCGTCGCCTGTTCTTCGGTTCGCGTCATGACGGCTTGTGGCGCAGCGACGATGCCGGTGCGACCTGGGCCAAGGTCTCAAGCTTTCCTGTGGCGGGGCTTGGGCCCCCCGCGCCCCGAAAGACCCATGGCGGCGTCTCCTTCGTATCGATCGACGGTACGAGCGGTGGTGAAGGCAGGCCGTCCCGTCGGATTTGGGCGGGCGTGGCAGATCAGGGTGAAGTACATCTCTATCGATCGGACGACAGTGGACAGACGTGGGTCGCGGTAACGGGACCGGCGATGCTGGCGGCAAAGGGCGTTGTCGATGCGCGTGGCGTGTTGTGGGTCGGCTATGCGAGCGGGCTTGGACCGAGCGGCATCGCGACCGGAGCGGTGTGGCGCTACGAGGCCGACGGACGCGGGCGCGACGTGACGCCGACGGCGTGGCGCGAAACCGGGGCGGAGGGAGCGTTCCTTGGTGTTTCGGTCTCGCGGATGACGCCAGGCACCGTCGCGGTCACGACCGTCGACCGATATCGGCGTGGGGATTCGCTTTGGATCAGCCGCGACGACGGGCGCAGCTGGGACGATGTAGGTCTGCGCAGCCGGCGCGACGTATCCGAGACGCCGTTCCTGCTGCATGAAGGCAAGGGCGCCGATTTCGGACACTGGATCTCAGGTCTTGCAATCGATCCATTCGATCCGGCACACGTCGCCTATACGACCGGTGCGACGGTCTATGCGACACACGGGGTGAGCAGTACGAGCGTCAACTGGACGCCGTGGACCAAGGGCATCGAACAGACCGCAGTCATCACGCTTGCGTCGCCGACAGGCGGCGCGCCACTGATCTCGGGCTTCGGGGACTTGGCCGGCTTCATCCATGACGATCTCGACCGTTCGCCGCAGCCGACCTTCATCAATCCGTACATGTCGAACACCAACAACATCGATTATGCCGGGCTGAGACCGAACGTGATCGTGCGTAGCGGGAGTTTGTACCTCGACCGACTGCGTGAGGCCTCGATGGGGCGATCCGAGGATGGCGGCCGGACGTGGACGATGGTCAAGTTGCCGTCGATGGGTGATCCGGCGAAACGCGAGGATCTGAACGGCGATTGGCCGATCAGCGTTTCGGCGGACGGCGCGACAATCGTGGTAGCGACCCCTGTTCCGCAAGTCTCGCGCGATCGCGGACACAGCTGGTCCGTAGTTCGCGGCCTGCCGGGCAAGACCCGCGCGGTGGCCGACAAGCGTGATCCGCGTCTATTCTACGCCGTGGACGTCTATCGCGGCCGGGTACTCGTTTCGCGCGATGCGGCGGCTAGTTTCGCGTCCGTGGCGGCGCGCGGACTGCCCGCCGGTCTCAGCCGAGCCGGAAGGCAGGACCGCGAGGCGCAGAGCGCACTTGTCGTAGCCCCCTCCCGGACGGGCACGCTGTGGCTGCAGGCGGGGGAGCGGCTGTTCCTCAGCAACGATGCCGGGCAGAGCTTCGTCCCTGCCAGCGGCAACCTCCGTGTCGAACTTTACGGGCTTGGCAAGAACGGTCTGTTTGCGGTCGGAACGCTCGACGGTGTTCACGGCGTGTGGCGGTCGGTAGACCGCGGGGGAAGCTGGTCGCGCATCGACGACGATGCGCATCGCTGGGGCGCAAGGTACCGTGTCATATCGGGCGACCCCCGGCGCGAAGGCCGCGTCTATATCGGTACGGACGGTCGTGGCCTGTTCTACGGCGACCCCACGGAGGTTCAATGA
- a CDS encoding recombinase family protein has protein sequence MFVRAYLRASTSEQDASRAKSALDVFATERGLRIAARYVENESGAKLHRPELFRLLSDCEPGDVLLVEQVDRLSRLTSPDWIKLRNSIDAKQVRIVALDLPTSWILTAPTDEFTGRMFAAVNAMMLDVLAAVARKDYEDRRRRQAEGTAKAKAAGLYKGRPENKTRNAAISSLLRDGRSWRDIMNATGCSRTLLAKIARDRRLQAEADAAIGAAKSDAHP, from the coding sequence ATGTTCGTCCGAGCCTATCTTCGCGCATCCACCTCCGAACAGGATGCGTCGCGGGCCAAGAGCGCCCTCGACGTTTTTGCGACTGAGCGCGGGCTTCGGATTGCGGCCCGCTATGTCGAAAACGAGAGTGGAGCCAAGCTTCACCGGCCAGAGCTGTTCCGCCTGCTGTCGGATTGCGAGCCGGGAGACGTGCTCCTGGTCGAGCAGGTTGATCGGCTTTCCCGCCTAACCTCACCGGACTGGATCAAGCTGCGCAATTCAATCGACGCCAAGCAGGTCCGGATCGTCGCGCTCGACCTGCCGACGTCGTGGATCCTGACGGCACCGACCGATGAGTTCACCGGCCGAATGTTCGCAGCGGTCAACGCCATGATGCTCGACGTACTCGCCGCGGTTGCCCGCAAGGATTATGAGGATCGCCGTCGTAGACAGGCCGAAGGCACTGCAAAGGCCAAGGCAGCGGGCCTTTATAAGGGACGCCCCGAGAACAAGACCCGCAACGCGGCTATCTCGAGCCTTCTCCGCGATGGCCGAAGCTGGCGCGATATAATGAATGCGACTGGGTGCAGTCGAACGCTGCTCGCCAAGATTGCTCGTGATCGCCGTCTACAGGCGGAGGCTGACGCAGCGATCGGGGCGGCTAAGTCAGATGCGCATCCCTAA
- a CDS encoding DUF5818 domain-containing protein, with protein MVASGTQINEIGTLVCDGGAFYLRRDVGGRYELKLHRTPVDLVEKRVRLIGTLVGPDLVNADGVAPA; from the coding sequence ATGGTAGCGAGTGGTACCCAGATCAATGAGATAGGCACCTTGGTCTGCGATGGCGGAGCCTTCTATCTTCGCCGCGATGTCGGTGGCCGCTACGAGCTGAAATTGCATCGAACCCCCGTAGATCTGGTAGAGAAGCGCGTCCGGCTTATCGGAACATTGGTTGGCCCGGATCTGGTGAACGCTGACGGCGTTGCGCCAGCTTAG